One genomic window of Atribacterota bacterium includes the following:
- a CDS encoding LacI family DNA-binding transcriptional regulator, which yields MDGKNQDRRNSRVTIRDVAKEAGVSQSTVSHFLNHTASLSLETKQRIRDAIKKLHYRPHLVARNFKKRRTASLGLLVPDITNLFYAELSRGVADAAREKGYSVILYSTSYQGEMERGFVDLIEQGQVDGVVVSYSLIEESLWNRLFDCEVPLVLVDIYPFTSRCPSVVMDNEKGMEMAIDYLHGLGHTNIAYLGEPPYVLTLVKRQRSFLASMQKRGLSVRENWVLVGEETQLNRVEVGFSLGKLLLENRFLPTAVVASSDLVAIGAMKALLSAGMKIPEDISVVGFDDILLASYFHPSLTTIRQPKYEMGKMGVELLLKLVEGESAFQNALLEPVLVERNSCRRFP from the coding sequence ATGGATGGGAAAAATCAGGATAGAAGAAATAGTCGGGTAACCATTCGGGATGTGGCTAAAGAAGCAGGGGTATCGCAATCCACGGTATCCCACTTTCTCAATCACACCGCCTCGCTTTCTTTAGAAACGAAGCAGCGAATTCGGGACGCCATCAAAAAGCTCCATTACCGTCCCCATCTTGTGGCTAGGAATTTCAAGAAAAGACGTACGGCTTCGCTGGGCCTTTTGGTTCCCGATATTACCAACCTTTTCTATGCGGAACTCTCCCGGGGCGTGGCTGATGCGGCTCGAGAAAAGGGGTATAGTGTGATTCTGTATTCCACCTCCTACCAGGGGGAGATGGAAAGGGGTTTTGTGGACCTCATCGAGCAGGGCCAGGTGGACGGGGTGGTGGTTTCCTATAGCCTGATTGAAGAGAGCCTCTGGAACCGTTTATTTGATTGTGAGGTGCCTCTTGTGCTTGTCGATATTTACCCTTTTACCTCCCGGTGCCCTTCGGTGGTGATGGATAACGAAAAAGGCATGGAGATGGCTATTGACTATTTGCACGGTCTGGGGCATACTAACATTGCATATCTGGGAGAACCGCCCTACGTTTTAACCCTGGTTAAAAGGCAGAGATCGTTTCTGGCGAGTATGCAGAAGCGAGGTTTGTCTGTGAGGGAAAATTGGGTTCTGGTGGGAGAGGAAACCCAGCTGAACCGGGTGGAAGTCGGTTTTTCCCTGGGGAAGCTTTTGCTCGAAAATCGGTTTTTACCGACCGCAGTGGTGGCGAGCTCTGACCTTGTAGCCATCGGCGCCATGAAAGCGCTTTTGAGCGCGGGGATGAAAATCCCGGAGGATATTTCGGTGGTCGGTTTCGACGACATTCTTCTGGCGTCGTATTTTCATCCTTCTTTGACCACCATTCGGCAGCCCAAGTATGAGATGGGGAAAATGGGGGTCGAACTTTTACTGAAATTGGTCGAAGGGGAGAGTGCGTTCCAGAATGCACTCCTTGAGCCTGTGCTGGTGGAACGCAATTCCTGTCGGCGGTTTCCATGA
- a CDS encoding sugar ABC transporter substrate-binding protein — translation MKKLVWLVVLCLMVGLWGGIALAQEVTLTITWAAWAPMDTLVALAEEFTAETGIKVKGDPVPWPQYHDKVFTEFASGKTSFDIVLPDSQWLGEAVVGGHLVDITDWFNEKVNKDDFYATFISSFCEYPDGSGKYYGIPALGDFFGMSYRTDLFNDPAEKEAFKAKYGYELKVPETWSQLRDIAEFFTRPEKNLYGVALWQAPIPTAGLTDEFLACFWSFGAELWDPETKKVKGYLNSEAGKAAARYWVDLYRFCPPGSANYSMDEANTAMQQGLVAMMGTYLAFYPGLVDPDLSAYWDKIDFFPTPAEKEWYVQLGGQGLSISSYTPYKKEALMFLEWWLRPETQWKWAQAGMFSCMKSVVEDDKYLEYAPVNKVARASYPHLKDYWEIPQYNEMGTVMAEILNAAVLGKYTPDEAMDLIAEKHEEILERAGYYK, via the coding sequence ATGAAGAAACTCGTTTGGTTAGTGGTTCTCTGTTTGATGGTTGGTTTGTGGGGGGGCATAGCACTTGCGCAGGAGGTAACCCTCACCATTACCTGGGCAGCGTGGGCGCCGATGGATACCCTGGTTGCCCTGGCTGAGGAGTTTACCGCGGAAACGGGAATAAAGGTGAAAGGGGATCCGGTACCCTGGCCGCAGTACCATGACAAAGTGTTCACCGAATTTGCTTCAGGGAAAACCAGTTTTGACATCGTCCTTCCTGATTCCCAGTGGCTGGGTGAGGCCGTGGTGGGGGGGCATCTCGTTGATATCACCGACTGGTTCAATGAGAAGGTGAATAAGGACGATTTCTACGCCACTTTTATCTCTTCCTTCTGCGAATACCCCGATGGAAGTGGCAAGTACTACGGTATTCCCGCTCTGGGTGACTTTTTTGGAATGTCTTATCGCACCGATCTCTTCAATGACCCAGCAGAAAAGGAAGCCTTCAAGGCCAAATACGGGTATGAGCTGAAGGTTCCCGAGACCTGGAGCCAGCTGCGGGATATCGCTGAATTCTTCACTCGTCCGGAAAAGAACCTCTATGGTGTCGCACTCTGGCAAGCACCGATTCCCACTGCGGGGTTAACCGATGAATTTTTAGCATGCTTCTGGTCCTTTGGGGCAGAGCTCTGGGATCCAGAGACCAAAAAGGTCAAGGGGTACCTCAATAGCGAAGCCGGTAAAGCCGCCGCTCGTTACTGGGTGGACCTCTACCGGTTCTGTCCTCCTGGTTCGGCTAACTACAGCATGGATGAAGCCAATACCGCCATGCAGCAGGGCTTGGTGGCCATGATGGGGACATACTTGGCATTCTATCCGGGGCTCGTGGATCCGGACCTTTCCGCCTACTGGGATAAGATTGACTTCTTCCCCACCCCTGCGGAGAAAGAATGGTACGTCCAGCTGGGTGGGCAGGGTCTCTCCATTTCTTCCTACACGCCTTACAAAAAGGAAGCGCTGATGTTCCTGGAATGGTGGCTGCGTCCCGAAACCCAGTGGAAGTGGGCCCAGGCTGGCATGTTTAGCTGCATGAAGTCGGTGGTTGAGGACGATAAGTATCTGGAATATGCTCCGGTGAATAAAGTGGCTCGGGCCAGTTACCCCCACCTCAAGGACTACTGGGAAATTCCTCAGTATAACGAGATGGGTACCGTCATGGCTGAAATCCTGAATGCAGCTGTTCTTGGGAAATACACCCCGGATGAAGCCATGGACCTCATTGCTGAAAAACACGAAGAAATTCTGGAAAGAGCAGGCTACTATAAATAA
- a CDS encoding sugar ABC transporter permease, with translation MIGIRNTWANRVSDRGMLYLFLLPTFILLLFLVIFPLIWSLYLSFCEYSANTANPPVFVGIRNFAFIFQQREVWDRFIVTGKFVAMAVVVEFFLGFFIAMLLNREFYGKGILTTLFILPMMFSPAVIGKFFRFMMDTNWGILNYILGKLFGIPKIAWTTSYEYALPSIVVADVWLWTPFIVLLSLAGLSSVPKYLYEAADVDRASGWFKFRYITLPYVAPILLLAVLFRTMDAFRFFDLVYVITEGGPGYSTQIVPFYIYKLAFSYWHTGRSCALAYILLIIIIALSNIYITYLNRLRRT, from the coding sequence TTGATTGGTATTCGGAATACCTGGGCAAATCGTGTTTCTGATAGAGGAATGCTCTATCTTTTTCTTTTGCCCACTTTTATCTTGCTTCTTTTTCTGGTCATTTTCCCACTCATCTGGTCGCTGTACCTGAGTTTCTGTGAATATTCGGCAAACACCGCTAACCCCCCGGTTTTTGTGGGAATCAGGAACTTTGCCTTCATCTTTCAGCAGAGAGAGGTCTGGGATCGATTTATCGTGACCGGGAAATTTGTAGCCATGGCAGTGGTGGTGGAGTTCTTTTTAGGGTTTTTTATCGCCATGCTGCTCAATCGAGAATTCTATGGGAAGGGGATTCTCACCACCCTTTTTATCCTTCCCATGATGTTTTCGCCAGCGGTGATTGGGAAGTTCTTCCGATTTATGATGGATACCAACTGGGGAATCCTCAACTATATCCTGGGAAAACTTTTTGGGATTCCCAAAATCGCCTGGACCACCAGTTACGAGTATGCCCTTCCTTCCATTGTCGTTGCCGATGTATGGCTCTGGACGCCGTTTATTGTACTCTTGAGCCTGGCGGGGTTGTCCAGCGTGCCCAAGTACCTCTATGAGGCGGCCGATGTGGATCGGGCCTCCGGGTGGTTTAAGTTCCGTTACATTACCCTTCCCTATGTTGCTCCCATTCTCCTTCTGGCGGTTCTTTTCCGTACCATGGATGCCTTTCGTTTCTTTGACCTGGTGTACGTGATTACCGAGGGTGGTCCAGGATATTCGACCCAGATTGTACCCTTCTATATTTATAAGCTAGCCTTTTCTTACTGGCATACCGGTCGTTCTTGTGCTCTGGCCTATATTCTTCTCATCATCATCATTGCCTTGAGTAACATCTATATCACCTATCTCAATCGTCTGCGGCGGACTTAA
- a CDS encoding carbohydrate ABC transporter permease → MNEFQRRQVKNRVIVVVLVVMLGVYLFPIYWMFSTATKTKLDAFSLPPKWVWRPQAENFRNVFYVGGGGALGKVKGVEVKPKPSAFLRQLGNSIVVSFVSTILATFLGALSGYVFSRMKVRGKDDLLFVVLSSRMLPPVVIAIPLVMMYRALGLFDTRFGLIIMYTVFNLAFAVWMMRSFVDDIPIEYEEAALVDGYSRFQAFFKFIFPEMRVGMVATAIFSLIMTWNEFTFSLLLTGEKARTAVPSIAHSLGTAGVNWGHIAAGSFLMVIPVVVFTFLLGGNLIRGFTFGAIKE, encoded by the coding sequence ATGAACGAATTTCAGCGAAGACAGGTGAAAAATCGGGTGATCGTGGTGGTTCTGGTGGTCATGCTGGGTGTGTACCTTTTCCCGATTTACTGGATGTTTTCTACCGCCACCAAGACCAAGCTGGATGCGTTCTCGCTTCCTCCCAAGTGGGTGTGGCGACCACAGGCGGAAAACTTCCGGAACGTGTTTTACGTGGGAGGGGGAGGGGCCTTGGGGAAAGTGAAGGGCGTAGAAGTCAAACCAAAACCATCGGCATTTTTGCGACAGCTGGGTAATAGCATCGTGGTCTCTTTTGTGAGCACGATTCTGGCGACATTTCTGGGGGCACTCTCGGGATACGTTTTCTCTCGCATGAAGGTTCGGGGCAAGGACGACCTTCTTTTTGTGGTTTTGAGTAGCCGCATGCTCCCCCCGGTGGTCATTGCCATACCGCTAGTAATGATGTACCGGGCTCTCGGACTTTTTGATACCCGTTTTGGGCTCATCATCATGTACACCGTGTTTAACCTGGCTTTCGCCGTATGGATGATGCGCAGTTTCGTGGATGATATTCCCATCGAATACGAAGAGGCGGCCCTGGTTGACGGGTATTCGCGGTTTCAGGCCTTTTTCAAGTTTATCTTTCCGGAAATGCGGGTGGGAATGGTGGCGACGGCCATCTTTAGCCTCATCATGACCTGGAATGAGTTTACCTTTTCGCTGCTTCTCACCGGCGAAAAGGCGCGTACTGCCGTTCCTTCCATCGCCCACTCTCTGGGAACCGCCGGGGTGAACTGGGGACACATTGCGGCAGGGTCTTTCTTGATGGTTATTCCAGTGGTGGTTTTTACTTTCCTCCTCGGTGGAAACCTCATCCGGGGCTTTACCTTTGGGGCGATAAAGGAGTAG
- a CDS encoding ABC transporter ATP-binding protein, translated as MAKVRVENLWKRYGKVEAVKGISFEVREGEFTVLLGPSGCGKTTTLRCIAGLELPNEGKIYFDTDDVTPLSPAARNIAFVFQLYALYPHLSVYDNIAFPLRAEGLPGEEVKKRVDEVVRLLQIQDLLQLKPRKLTSGQKQRVALGRAIVRRPRVFLLDEPLSNIDAKLREVTRGELKKLQKSIGATTIYVTHDQVEAMTMADKIVVMNFGDIQQIGSPHEVYHYPANLFVARFIGSPGMNFIPGTIQRQEGLGILLDGGSFIPLPSEQAEVVEKASMVSPQVVVGIRPENILVVSEKEALMQGEVYVFEPLGAQNVVTFRIGTHLLKALLPGDVFFAVGERIGLQFKEVRVFNAQDQKLIA; from the coding sequence ATGGCGAAAGTTCGGGTGGAGAATCTATGGAAACGGTACGGAAAGGTGGAGGCGGTGAAGGGGATTTCCTTTGAGGTCCGGGAGGGTGAGTTCACGGTTCTTCTGGGTCCTTCTGGATGTGGGAAAACCACCACCTTGCGCTGTATTGCTGGTCTAGAATTGCCCAATGAGGGTAAGATTTATTTTGATACTGATGATGTGACCCCTTTGAGTCCTGCGGCGCGAAACATCGCCTTCGTTTTTCAGCTCTACGCCCTCTATCCCCACCTTTCGGTCTATGATAATATCGCCTTTCCGCTTCGGGCAGAGGGGTTGCCCGGCGAGGAAGTGAAAAAGAGGGTGGACGAGGTGGTGCGCCTACTTCAGATTCAGGATTTGCTCCAGTTGAAACCCCGGAAATTAACCAGTGGTCAGAAACAGAGAGTGGCCCTTGGTCGGGCCATCGTGCGCCGTCCTCGGGTATTTCTTTTGGATGAGCCACTCTCCAATATCGATGCCAAACTCCGGGAAGTGACTCGGGGAGAACTCAAAAAACTCCAGAAATCGATTGGTGCCACCACCATCTACGTAACCCATGACCAGGTGGAGGCCATGACCATGGCGGATAAAATCGTGGTGATGAATTTTGGTGACATTCAGCAAATCGGTTCACCTCATGAGGTGTACCACTATCCGGCGAACCTCTTTGTGGCCCGGTTCATTGGGAGTCCAGGTATGAATTTTATTCCTGGAACCATTCAAAGGCAGGAAGGGCTTGGTATCCTCCTTGATGGTGGTTCCTTTATTCCTCTCCCCAGCGAACAGGCTGAGGTCGTGGAAAAGGCAAGCATGGTTTCTCCTCAAGTTGTGGTGGGAATCCGTCCGGAAAACATTCTGGTGGTGTCAGAAAAAGAGGCCCTGATGCAGGGTGAAGTCTACGTCTTTGAACCCCTGGGGGCCCAGAATGTGGTGACATTCCGAATTGGAACTCATCTTCTCAAAGCACTTCTTCCCGGCGATGTTTTCTTTGCGGTTGGTGAACGGATTGGTTTACAGTTTAAAGAAGTGCGGGTCTTTAACGCTCAGGACCAGAAATTAATCGCGTAG